From one Lycium ferocissimum isolate CSIRO_LF1 chromosome 5, AGI_CSIRO_Lferr_CH_V1, whole genome shotgun sequence genomic stretch:
- the LOC132055794 gene encoding rhamnogalacturonan I rhamnosyltransferase 1-like has protein sequence MCRIEGQKSKLGVMGFKTGGLGDSRVEKLKSSMMSRSRMKLWMIRATTSILLWTCVVQLMTLGETWGPRVLKGWPSCFSQESAASFVVPEVPARVLPPKRVYKNNGYLMVSCNGGLNQMRSAICDMVAIARYLNVTLIVPELDKTSFWADPSEFQDIFDVDHFIKSLRDEVRILRELPPRLKRRVELGMIYTMPPVSWSDISYYHNQILPLIRKYKVVHLNRTDARLANNGQPMEIQKLRCRVNFGALKFTPQIEELGRKVIRLLRQKGPFMVLHLRYEMDMLAFSGCSQGCNKDEVDELTRMRYAYPWWKEKIINSDLKRRDGLCPLTPEETALTLRALDIDSSIQVYIAAGEIYGGRRRMASLSAAYPNLVRKETLLEPSDLMFFQNHSSQMAALDYLVSLESNIFVPTYDGNMAKVVEGHRRYLGYKKTILLDRKLLVDLIDQHTAGSLTWDEFSNAVKEAHAERMGNPKKRLVILDRPKEEDYFYSNPWECLEPSNEDETLSSSI, from the exons ATGTGCAGAATAGAGGGACAAAAGAGTAAATTGGGCGTAATGGGGTTCAAAACAGGGGGTTTAGGTGATAGTCGTGTGGAGAAATTGAAGAGTTCAATGATGTCGAGGTCTAGAATGAAGTTATGGATGATAAGGGCAACAACTTCGATTTTATTGTGGACTTGTGTGGTTCAATTGATGACTTTAGGGGAGACATGGGGTCCTAGAGTTTTGAAAGGCTGGCCTTCTTGTTTCTCACAGGAGTCTGCTGCTTCATTTGTTGTGCCTGAGGTCCCTGCCAGAGTTCTTCCACCTAAAA GGGTTTACAAGAATAATGGTTACCTTATGGTTTCATGCAATGGAGGGCTGAATCAAATGAGGTCTGCG ATATGTGATATGGTTGCCATTGCAAGATATTTAAATGTGACTCTTATAGTTCCTGAGCTGGATAAAACCTCGTTTTGGGCTGATCCAAG TGAATTTCAAGATAtttttgatgttgatcatttTATAAAATCCTTGAGAGATGAAGTCCGAATATTGAGAGAGCTACCCCCAAGACTGAAGAGGAGAGTAGAGCTAGGAATGATTTACACCATGCCGCCTGTCAGTTGGTCTGATATTTCTTACTACCATAACCAG ATTCTTCCCTTAATCCGGAAGTACAAAGTTGTTCACTTAAACAGAACCGATGCTCGGCTTGCCAATAATGGTCAACCCATGGAAATTCAAAAACTGCGTTGTCGAGTAAATTTTGGCGCCTTGAAATTCACCCCTCAGATAGAAGAGTTGGGCAGAAAGGTCATTCGACTTCTCAGGCAAAAGGGTCCCTTCATGGTGCTCCACCTGAGATACGAAATGGATATGTTAGCCTTTTCTGGCTGTAGTCAGGGATGTAACAAGGATGAGGTTGACGAGTTGACAAGAATGAG ATATGCTTATCCATGGTGGaaagaaaaaatcataaattcAGATTTGAAAAGGAGAGATGGTCTCTGTCCCTTGACACCCGAAGAAACTGCCCTGACTTTAAGGGCGTTGGACATTGATTCCAGCATACAAGTTTACATTGCCGCTGGAGAAATATATGGTGGACGAAGGCGAATGGCTAGTCTTTCAGCAGCTTATCCTAATCTG GTGAGGAAGGAGACACTACTAGAACCTTCCGACCTTATGTTCTTTCAGAATCACTCTTCTCAAATGGCTGCATTGGACTATCTTGTTTCTTTGGAGAGTAATATCTTTGTTCCTACATATGATGGAAACATGGCCAAAGTTGTTGAAGGACATCGCAG ATATCTTGGGTACAAGAAAACTATCTTGTTGGACAGAAAGCTTCTAGTGGATTTGATAGACCAACATACAGCTGGATCATTGACATGGGATGAGTTTTCTAATGCTGTTAAGGAAGCTCATGCTGAACGTATGGGCAACCCTAAAAAGAGGTTGGTTATTCTTGACCGACCCAAAGAAGAGGATTATTTCTACTCAAACCCTTGGGAGTGTCTAGAACCATCTAATGAGGATGAAACACTAAGTAGCAGCATTTAA